The following is a genomic window from Cucurbita pepo subsp. pepo cultivar mu-cu-16 unplaced genomic scaffold, ASM280686v2 Cp4.1_scaffold000360, whole genome shotgun sequence.
AAGAAATACAACatatggaaaaagaaaatgcattatatatatgtgtatagaAGTGTAAAATGAGACGACTCGAACATAGTTCAATGGGCGAGGCAATACTGGTATTGCCTTTTCGTAGGTTCGAATACTATGGTACTATAATACtataaaaggaaagatttaGTGTTAAATGCATATACATAGTTCAACAAAAGGACAGCTACGGAAGCAGGTCAAAGGCTTCCTCGTAATCGAGACGAGTCAAGCCTTTAGGGATATTTTTGTAGAAATCTTCACGAACAACCGCCCTTTTTTACTAAAGTGTTCCAACTTATGAGGAGCACTGTGGATAAACTTTCCATCTATTTTTCAACCTAACATTCTCACAGGAAGCTGTAGCAACATCATCTCCTTGTCTAACTAGATGAACTCCAAGCATGGAAATGTCTTGACAAGGGGAGCTTTTGCTGCAATCAAATCTTATGGCATCATCAGAAGCACTTGTTCCTCTAATGTTCTTGTACACCACATTGCTTACTTTCACTGCTGAATTCTGCATCCATGAGAGCAACAAAAACCTAAATAACTCCTGTGCTTTTGTTTTCTAGGTATCTATATAGTTCAGTTCAAAGCAGATCAAAGATTTCGGCCCCAATTTTTTACCTGTTGTGGGCAtgacttttcttctttatcacAGTAATTCTGGTCTATAATTATTGGATTGCTCACATTGTTCATGACAACGTTTTGAAACATGATGTTTTTAGCATATCCAGAACCTCCCTGTGCACATATCCCATTcattatcaaaatttgaaaggcaaccaaaatcaaatgaaaatattcGAAATAGAAAGTTTAGGTGTTATAATACAAGGGATGAAATTTCTcctttcaattataaaaattaattattaataaaaaaaaattccataaaCAAACGGGTAAAACATGGTACTAATAGATAGtgtatttttgaacttttaaaaaatttgatggatATTAACGAGACTTTCTAAAGTTTAAGGacatttttgaaacaaagtaCCAATGATTTTCATCTAAAACggataaattttgaaactttttaaaacgttttaaGAATATCATTGAAATATAGTTTGTTTTTTCCGTACACCAACTGAATTAACTTTGTTATGTTATTCTTTACTCTATTTAATTGGTTTGAACACATGCTTTTAACTTTGACAAATAGCATTGAACTACACCCACTAAACAAGTAATGGACGCATCAGTGACACCAAACAAACAGCCATTGGTGTTCAAATCACCCTCAGCGTTCAAGTGGAGGTAGGAAAAGCTAGAATTCCTGTACTTTTAATGATACATGTGGAGCAAATGGTTATCTCCATAGGACACGCCCACCCATTCCTATTGGGTTAGGGCGAAATCCCACactttcttataaggatgcgTAAACTTTTCGTTAATAGACGTgctttaaaatcatgagacaaaacgaacaatatctgctagcagtgggtttgggctattataaatggtatcaaagccagacaccgaatagtgtactagcgaggatgctgacTCCCAATgaaggtagattgtgagatcccacatgagttggagagagaggaaccacgcatttcttataaggatgagaaaacctctccctagcaaatacgttttaaaaccgaaaagttgacggcgatacaaaTTGTAGGCTTCACGTACCTGCCAAGTCTTTATTCTCACCCCATTGCTTGTTCCTGATATCAATGCTCTATCTACTCTTATATTTGAAACCTCAGCTTCTGAGTTTCCAGCTCCTAAGCTTCCAATGCTGAAATgcaaacaaaaaaccaaaccaaaaacatTCAAAACATGAGACAAAAACATCATTAAACACTACAAAAAATGCTTCAAATTCAGCTGAATGAATACCTAATTCCATGTCCTGGCCCACAAGTGATATCCATTGCTCTAACATTTCTTGACCCACTTACAATAGAAATGCAGTCATCccctttgaaaaaaaaaaaaaaaaaaaaaaattcaaatcaactGTAATGGCccagacccaccgctaacagatattgttcttttttagcctttcctttcggactttccctcaaggctttaaaacgcgtctgctagagaaaggtttccacactcttataaatggtgtttcgttctcctccccaaccaacgtgggatatcacatcaacaaaatatagaatttgtttcattttctttgaatcGACCAACTTTTTTTCACCTGTTCCAATGACACAATTCCTTATTATAACATTTTGAGTTTCCGTGACGTGAATTCCATCCGTGTTGGGACTATTCTCCGGGGCGACGACCCGAAGATTCAAAGCTTGGACATTGGTGCATTTCTGAAATGTCAGATGCATTTGCTGTGCATTTTCTAGTTTCAGGTTAGCCACAACCAAGTTGATGCATTGGTAGAAAGTTACAGCCTGCACAAACGAAAACCAGATGAACATTTTCGATTAAACGACGTCGAAAACGCTTTCGAAGATCATAAGGATAGCGACGAACCGTCGGTGCTCCCCTGCAAGGCTGCAAAAGAATCCAAGAGAAAAACAATCATAAGCTAATGATATTGATAATATGAGACATAGTTGTTTAAAGTAGTGATGGATTTACAAGTTCTTTGTTCACTTTGCAAGAGTTTTGCCACCATTTTTTGCCATTTCCATTGATGATACCATTGCCTTCTACAACAAAGTTGTCGACGCCTTCGAATTTAAGCCAATGTCGTCGATCGTCATCGTAATCCGACATTCTTGGAGAAGCTTTGATCATTCCATCGATCTAACAatgagaagaacaaagaaatgaacacaaaattttccaaaaatatgatattgaaaattatgcTTATACTCTCACCTTTAGTGTCAAAGGAGATCTACAAGGACCTGAAAAAGTTATTGGCTTAAGATAATATGTCCTGCCTTTAGGCACCAAAATCATTGCCTTACTAGAAGAACAAGCCTCCTTCCAAGCTAGCTCAAATGCCTAAAACATGCATTCATGAACACTGAGTAACCAAACGAAACAAAAACTAAGGCGTAACGGCCtgaaaaggacaatatctgttagcgatgAGCTTAAGCTTGGGCTGTTCAATGGGGTGTACCTTACTGTCATCTTGTCCATTTCCCTTAGCTCCAAAATCAACCACATTCACGATCTTTGGCGAACCCGAAAGCGAGCTTACTCGATCCTGCCTCGTCATCGAGCCGTAAAAACCCGTGTTCCATCTGGGTTTTGGATAATGACCATAAATTTGATCATGATATTGAGAAACAGGAAGTGGGTACACATGGAAACTGccaaaacagagagaaaacagGGGAAATGACATGAAAAAGATGAGGAAATGGGTTGGTTGATGCATTTTCttaatgttttttcttcactttctacacaaaaagtgtgaaaaagaagaacactTATGCAATATTGGGATCCGTTTTGAAGTTAAACTCCAAATTTAAGTATATATAGAGAGCTGAAAACCAAACTTTATTGACTTGGAAAAGGCATTTTGATTAGAAAATGCTTGTTATGGGTGGATTGAATAGCACTATGAAcagagaaatggaaggaagaaCAACAAATCCGGCAGTCAAAAACTCTTGATTTTCATATTGAAACACAAACTGAAGCATATTGCTGCTTCACCAAACTCTTCTTCCCACCATTTTCGGTCCACGATGGCTTTAGTTTTTGTGTTCAAATCAAAGCCGCTGGTTTCAAAATCAAAGGCTGTGATTCAAAACTGTGTTTATGAGTTCTTTGCTATGAAcagtttgtttttgttcatcatttgTTCATCATTTGTTCATCTGGGTTCTTAGAAATAGCTGAAATTGTTCCAAATGTTCataaaatttggatatttctgcttaaaaattttgaaccctttttgtttttttgtgtttttttaaagtgAAAAGGGTTTGAAAAAGATGTATTTTGTTCTACATGAAAAGATTAGTGTTGGTTTGAATGAGATTTGGAAagttaatcaattaaataatctctatttattttctatataatcatcattatttattttcataatacTTCTTTATTACTGCGGTTCGAGACAGAGATTTCTCGTAATGTTGTGGCGATCCGATTCTCtgcatgaaattttttttatcaacggagtttctaaaaattcaaatttcattatttgtCCAATACGGagatagaaattaaaaataataaaataaagaaaaaatacaacTGGGCTCCTTCGAAAGTTTGGATTGTGTCGTTAAGCTCGAACCCTCTTGATTGAATTGATggttagatttgaatttaCCGACTAtacatacatttttatttaattatttattctccaaCCActcttcaaaataatttttaacgagaataagatttgaaaataaataaataaatgtttttttaattaacattttatttttattaaaaacaaaaatttgaataaataattcaaataactggAGCCAACGGAACCCAGAAATTTtatggttgggttgggttcatcgttcgttgaaaatatttacaatTCGAACAATTAAATTCGATCTTAAAAAACGTCTAATCCAACTTGACCTACGAACACGTTCGAGAGAACCAGGGTAGAAGGATGAGATTGGGAAGATTATATTGCACTTAGGTTTGAATTGGTGAAAAGTTGAGGACTTTTCCATTAACCATCAAAACTATCAACCaaacctttcttcatttttgagACAAATCTtaatcatcaaattttatttggtcaacattaattgttttaataCTCTAAATATCTTTTACCATCTACACTTTTtaggtacatttttttttaattttttatatttatatatttacgATGTTGTCATGCATACATCGTAACAGATTGCAAATGTAAGCAATTTCATATTATCGACTCGTGATTAGTTGAAAGAATAAAACTACTGTTAATGCTTATGATGATACCATCTTATAAGGATTTGTTCTAAATAATACAAATCACAGGGGTGTTACAAGATTTAATGACTCGAAAAAATTCGatcaacccaattcaaatcGAGCTGAATtgagtttaaataaatgaaaattttatagattgaGTTAGTTTACGTGTTGTATTGAAACTAGATtaagttgaatttaaaatttactgttaattttaaaatataaattcttctCCCgaataaaaagttatattgagttgggttggagaGAATTTATAACTCGAATAATTGAGTAAGAGCGATGAAggctttgtttttggtttagtTTCCATTTGATTGAAAAGACTTAACATTCTCATCCACTTCTTGCGGAGCAAATTTGGAGCATTTTCAATCTCAAATATTGACTTTATGAAACTTCctttctaaatatataaatcaattttgtttaatgAAGCTTATGATATGCAATCGATAATAATAGATAggtctttctattttttaaaaaattattgttaatataaatgatattatgtgttgaatgaaagtcccacatcggctaatttagggaataatcattggtttataatcaaggaatactatttccattggtgtgaggccatttgggaagcctaaagcaaagcgGTGAGAACTTCCACTCAAAGTGAACAAAGAGAATGTTagaagatattaaaaatagaaaattttacgCTATTGTCCTTTAAAGCCTAGCAACCTCGGTGGCACATcgccggtgtctggctctaatactatttgtaacggttcAGGCCCACCACTAccagatattattctttttgtttttaaaacacagaaagtttccacacccttataaagggtggctctaatactatttgtaacggttcAGGCCCACCACTAccagatattattctttttgtttttaaaacacaaaagtTTNNNNNNNNNNNNNNNNNNNNNNNNNNNNNNNNNNNNNNNNNNNNNNNNNNNNNNNNNNNNNNNNNNNNNNNNNNNNNNNNNNNNNNNNNNNNNNNNNNNNNNNNNNNNNNNNNNNNNNNNNNNNNNNNNNNNNNNNNNNNNNNNNNNNNNNNNNNNNNNNNNNNNNNNNNNNNNNNNNNNNNNNNNNNNNNNNNNNNNNNNNNNNNNNNNNNNNNNNNNNNNNNNNNNNNNNNNNNNNNNNNNNNNNNNNNNNNNNNNNNNNNNNNNNNNNNNNNNNNNNNNNNNNNNNNNNNNNNNNNNNNNNNNNNNNNNNNNNNNNNNNNNNNNNNNNNNNNNNNNNNNNNNNNNNNNNNNNNNNNNNNNNNNNNNNNNNNNNNNNNNNNNNNNNNNNNNNNNNNNNNNNNNNNNNNNNNNNNNNNNNNNNNNNNNNNNNNNNNNNNNNNNNNNNNNNNNNNNNNNNNNNNNNNNNNNNNNNNNNNNNNNNNNNNNNNNNNNNNNNNNNNNNNNNNNNNNNNNNNNNNNNNNNNNNNNNNNNNNNNNNNNNNNNNNNNNNNNNNNNNNNNNNNNNNNNNNNNNNNNNNNNNNNNNNNNNNNNNNNNNNNNNNNNNNNNNNNNNNNNNNNNNNNNNNNNNNNNNNNNNNNNNNNNNNNNNNNNNNNNNNNNNNNNNNNNNNNNNNNNNNNNNNNNNNNNNNNNNNNNNNNNNNNNNNNNNNNNNNNNNNNNNNNNNNNNNNNNNNNNNNNNNNNNNNNNNNNNNNNNNNNNNNNNNNNNNNNNNNNNNNNNNNNNNNNNNNNNNNNNNNNNNNNNNNNNNNNNNNNNNNNNNNNNNNNNNNNNNNNNNNNNNNNNNNNNNNNNNNNNNNNNNNNNNNNNNNNNNNNNNNNNNNNNNNNNNNNNNNNNNNNNNNNNNNNNNNNNNNNNNNNNNNNNNNNNNNNNNNNNNNNNNNNNNNNNNNNNNNNNNNNNNNNNNNNNNNNNNNNNNNNNNNNNNNNNNNNNNNNNNNNNNNNNNNNNNNNNNNNNNNNNNNNNNNNNNNNNNNNNNNNNNNNNNNNNNNNNNNNNNNNNNNNNNNNNNNNNNNNNNNNNNNNNNNNNNNNNNNNNNNNNNNNNNNNNNNNNNNNNNNNNNNNNNNNNNNNNNNNNNNNNNNNNNNNNNNNNN
Proteins encoded in this region:
- the LOC111785078 gene encoding polygalacturonase-like; protein product: MHQPTHFLIFFMSFPLFSLCFGSFHVYPLPVSQYHDQIYGHYPKPRWNTGFYGSMTRQDRVSSLSGSPKIVNVVDFGAKGNGQDDSKAFELAWKEACSSSKAMILVPKGRTYYLKPITFSGPCRSPLTLKIDGMIKASPRMSDYDDDRRHWLKFEGVDNFVVEGNGIINGNGKKWWQNSCKVNKELPCRGAPTAVTFYQCINLVVANLKLENAQQMHLTFQKCTNVQALNLRVVAPENSPNTDGIHVTETQNVIIRNCVIGTGDDCISIVSGSRNVRAMDITCGPGHGISIGSLGAGNSEAEVSNIRVDRALISGTSNGVRIKTWQGGSGYAKNIMFQNVVMNNVSNPIIIDQNYCDKEEKSCPQQNSAVKVSNVVYKNIRGTSASDDAIRFDCSKSSPCQDISMLGVHLVRQGDDVATASCENVRLKNRWKVYPQCSS